From the genome of Oikeobacillus pervagus, one region includes:
- a CDS encoding F0F1 ATP synthase subunit delta, translated as MSNTAVAKRYALALFQIAKENFVIEPIEGELQVVKQVFNGHPDLLAILKSPKLTIDKKKEILKGAFSEASPYILNTLMLLTERHREDIIAEVAEAYIQLAYEERGVAEANVMTVRKLTKEEEQSVSSTFARKIGKNSLIINNIVDKNLLGGMKVRIGTRIYDGSIRGKLDRLGRELTV; from the coding sequence ATGAGTAATACTGCAGTAGCAAAGCGCTATGCGTTGGCTCTTTTCCAAATTGCAAAGGAAAACTTTGTGATTGAGCCAATTGAAGGAGAACTTCAAGTTGTGAAGCAAGTATTCAATGGTCATCCAGATCTTTTAGCTATACTTAAGTCACCTAAGCTTACGATTGATAAGAAAAAAGAAATATTAAAAGGGGCATTTTCCGAAGCCTCTCCATATATTTTAAACACATTAATGTTATTAACAGAACGTCATCGAGAAGATATTATCGCAGAAGTAGCCGAAGCTTACATACAATTGGCTTATGAAGAGCGTGGGGTTGCTGAAGCAAATGTGATGACAGTTAGAAAGTTAACGAAAGAAGAAGAACAATCAGTTTCTTCAACATTTGCCCGCAAAATAGGCAAAAACTCGTTAATTATTAACAATATCGTAGACAAAAATCTTCTTGGTGGAATGAAAGTGCGAATTGGAACTCGTATTTATGACGGATCCATTCGTGGTAAACTTGATCGTCTCGGACGTGAATTAACAGTATAA
- a CDS encoding F0F1 ATP synthase subunit B, whose product MFTDAFVLGSASGFNGGDILFQLVMFIVLLLLIKKFAWGPLMGMMKQREDHIANEIDSAEKSRIEANKLLEETRAELKQARQDAQAMMENARKQGEEQKDQIIAAARSEAERLKESAKVEIDHQKEQAMAALREQVASLSVLIASKVIEKELNAADQEKLINEYIQEAGEER is encoded by the coding sequence GTGTTTACAGACGCATTTGTACTTGGATCTGCAAGTGGCTTTAATGGCGGCGATATCCTATTCCAATTAGTAATGTTTATCGTTCTATTATTGTTAATCAAAAAATTCGCATGGGGTCCACTCATGGGAATGATGAAACAACGTGAAGATCATATTGCGAATGAAATTGACTCGGCTGAAAAAAGTCGTATAGAAGCAAATAAATTATTAGAAGAAACACGTGCGGAGCTTAAACAAGCACGCCAAGATGCACAAGCTATGATGGAGAATGCTAGAAAACAAGGTGAAGAGCAAAAGGATCAAATCATTGCTGCAGCACGATCTGAAGCAGAAAGATTGAAAGAATCAGCGAAGGTTGAAATTGACCATCAAAAAGAACAAGCAATGGCTGCTTTACGTGAGCAAGTTGCTTCCTTATCTGTTCTAATCGCTTCTAAGGTGATTGAAAAAGAGCTAAATGCAGCAGATCAAGAGAAATTAATCAATGAATATATTCAAGAGGCAGGAGAAGAGCGATGA
- the atpE gene encoding F0F1 ATP synthase subunit C, whose translation MGLLAAAIAIGLGALGAGIGNGLIVSRTVEGIARQPEARGMLQTTMFIGVALVEAIPIIAVVIAFMVLGR comes from the coding sequence ATGGGTCTTTTAGCAGCAGCAATCGCAATAGGGTTAGGTGCACTTGGTGCAGGTATTGGTAACGGTTTAATCGTATCACGTACAGTTGAAGGGATTGCACGTCAGCCAGAAGCACGTGGAATGCTTCAAACTACAATGTTTATCGGGGTTGCGTTAGTTGAGGCGATTCCTATCATCGCAGTTGTTATCGCGTTCATGGTATTAGGTAGATAA
- the atpB gene encoding F0F1 ATP synthase subunit A: protein MDHKAPLYNLDLFGFTLTFNLANVLMITVASVIVFLIAVISTRNLAMKPTGIQNFFEWVMDFVRNIIKSNMDWKTGGRFHVLGITLLMYIFVSNMLGLPFSVVIDDTLWWKSPTADPTVTLTLAIMVVGLSHYYGIRMKGFGGYSKGFVQPMAFLFPLKIVEEFANTLTLGLRLYGNIYAGEILLTLLAGGLATGVGGTIAAIIPTLAWQGFSVFVGSIQAFIFTMLTMVYLAHKVSDDH from the coding sequence TTGGATCATAAAGCTCCATTATATAACTTGGACCTTTTTGGGTTTACTCTTACATTCAACCTAGCGAATGTATTAATGATTACGGTTGCTAGTGTAATCGTATTCTTAATAGCGGTGATATCAACCCGCAACTTAGCCATGAAGCCTACTGGAATTCAGAACTTCTTTGAGTGGGTAATGGATTTTGTAAGAAATATTATTAAAAGCAATATGGACTGGAAAACAGGTGGAAGATTCCATGTGTTAGGAATTACATTATTAATGTATATTTTTGTTTCCAATATGCTAGGTTTGCCGTTTTCAGTCGTAATTGATGATACTCTTTGGTGGAAATCACCAACCGCAGATCCTACTGTAACATTAACATTAGCTATCATGGTAGTGGGATTGTCACACTATTATGGAATCAGAATGAAAGGCTTTGGCGGGTACAGTAAGGGATTTGTACAACCAATGGCATTTTTATTCCCGCTGAAAATTGTTGAGGAGTTTGCAAACACTCTAACTCTTGGTCTCCGTCTTTATGGGAACATTTATGCGGGAGAAATTTTATTAACTTTACTAGCTGGTGGACTTGCAACAGGTGTTGGAGGAACGATTGCAGCCATTATTCCAACATTAGCATGGCAAGGATTCAGTGTCTTCGTAGGAAGTATCCAGGCATTTATTTTTACAATGTTAACAATGGTTTACCTTGCTCACAAAGTGAGTGACGACCATTAA
- a CDS encoding ATP synthase subunit I, whose protein sequence is MQELHQMLNRHRKYIFSLLALYCIGWGVTEYKTIFLGLILGTSISLLNHWLMIKRISRFGDAVVAGQRVRTLGTFSRMAWAVFAVIIALELPDHFHFISVILGLMTSYIVIMIDFIIQSLIKRKNGEER, encoded by the coding sequence ATGCAGGAACTCCATCAGATGTTAAATCGACATCGCAAATACATATTTTCGTTGCTCGCCCTTTATTGTATTGGGTGGGGGGTTACGGAATACAAGACGATCTTTTTAGGCCTTATTTTAGGGACAAGCATTAGTCTATTGAATCACTGGCTCATGATCAAACGAATTTCTCGTTTTGGCGATGCTGTTGTAGCAGGTCAAAGGGTTCGAACATTGGGAACATTTTCAAGAATGGCTTGGGCGGTATTTGCAGTCATAATTGCTTTGGAACTTCCAGATCATTTCCATTTTATTAGCGTAATTTTGGGATTAATGACATCTTATATCGTCATTATGATAGATTTTATTATTCAATCTTTAATAAAACGTAAAAACGGGGAAGAGAGGTGA
- a CDS encoding AtpZ/AtpI family protein, producing MKDREKRPFYAMALYSAILSQLVGSILIGIFAGRWLDRLLHTMPIFLIVGLLTGLSTGVYAMMRTIRHHFNSGD from the coding sequence ATGAAAGATCGCGAAAAAAGACCATTTTATGCTATGGCACTATATAGCGCTATACTATCACAGTTAGTCGGGTCGATATTAATTGGGATTTTTGCAGGGCGCTGGTTAGATCGTCTACTACATACTATGCCGATTTTTTTAATTGTGGGTCTTTTGACGGGGCTATCAACAGGAGTCTATGCAATGATGCGAACGATACGCCACCACTTTAATTCAGGAGATTAA
- a CDS encoding S8 family serine peptidase, protein MKKLLFIFCIFVIIFPYPVFASIKLPSLPMQDEEEVITAILEVQSPIDENWIRQLRHSSTTVSIKYIYKEVFNGVAVEGKRKEIAKLKKKYPSIQHVHEANVYHSLANESIPFIGSKKARSYFDQKGNRVTGKGVKVAVIDTGVDYHHTDLRRNYKGGKDFVDGDDFPMEAREGNQAMTFHGTHVAGVIAANGRMEGVAPEADLYAYRVLGANGSGTTDQVLAGLEQAVKDDMDVINLSLGSEMNGPDLPISKALDRVVEKGVVAVTSNGNSGPDQWTVGTPGTSEKAISVGASTPILHIPYVYTNKNRQQIKLQMMENSIPWEMMQTLEIVDGKYGERQHLQNVEGKIALIKRGKIPFTLKVENAQEQGAKAVIIYNNTNQHLHAGLEHQLQIPAATIPKKIAEKWKKQMEAMKLLITTEIKKEQDQLASFSSRGPVTTNWEIKPDIVAPGVEIESTIPNGYFSLQGTSMAAPHIAGAAVLLKQAYPNWTPAEVKAALMNTAKLLEDQKGNPLHVYEQGTGRVQIEEALTMQTMVIPGSLSFGKMKSRQHPEKEKKLKVRNISNETKHYHFEHPSKKGQLQWKFPLPFSLKPNEEKEVIVSAFLKEEDTKQKVKDGYITLKEGNEEIHLPYLYVMNEPEYPRVMGFTLVQGDKPKTIRYEVYLPSTSEEFGIAMYEKETMRFMGLLDSQRNVQRGLKEKELLLPDNIDLTNTIFVAFVRSKGKEDYQKWGDSSI, encoded by the coding sequence TTGAAAAAGCTTTTATTCATATTTTGCATATTTGTTATTATTTTCCCTTATCCAGTATTTGCCTCTATCAAATTACCCTCTCTTCCAATGCAAGATGAGGAAGAAGTGATTACAGCCATTTTAGAAGTACAATCTCCCATTGATGAAAATTGGATTCGGCAATTACGACATTCGTCCACTACCGTGTCTATTAAATATATATATAAAGAAGTGTTCAATGGAGTAGCGGTAGAAGGGAAACGAAAAGAGATCGCAAAGCTGAAGAAGAAATATCCAAGTATCCAACATGTGCATGAAGCCAATGTATATCATTCATTAGCAAATGAAAGCATCCCTTTTATCGGATCGAAAAAAGCGAGGTCCTATTTTGATCAAAAAGGAAACCGAGTAACAGGAAAAGGAGTAAAAGTAGCGGTTATTGACACAGGGGTAGATTATCATCATACGGATTTACGAAGAAATTATAAAGGTGGAAAGGACTTTGTAGACGGGGATGATTTCCCAATGGAGGCGAGAGAAGGAAATCAGGCAATGACATTCCACGGTACCCATGTAGCAGGTGTTATTGCGGCGAACGGTAGAATGGAGGGAGTGGCCCCAGAAGCCGATCTTTATGCTTATAGAGTGTTGGGGGCAAACGGGTCTGGTACGACCGATCAAGTGTTAGCAGGTTTAGAGCAAGCAGTGAAGGATGATATGGATGTCATTAACTTGTCATTAGGCAGCGAGATGAATGGTCCAGATTTGCCCATTAGTAAAGCTCTCGATCGGGTTGTGGAAAAGGGAGTTGTCGCGGTCACATCAAATGGAAATTCGGGGCCGGATCAATGGACAGTCGGAACACCTGGTACATCAGAAAAGGCGATTTCCGTTGGGGCATCAACGCCGATCCTTCATATACCATATGTTTATACGAATAAAAACCGTCAACAAATAAAATTGCAAATGATGGAGAATAGTATTCCTTGGGAAATGATGCAAACTCTTGAGATTGTAGATGGAAAATATGGTGAACGACAGCATTTACAAAATGTAGAGGGGAAAATCGCCTTGATCAAACGAGGAAAAATTCCTTTTACATTAAAGGTGGAAAATGCTCAAGAGCAAGGAGCGAAGGCCGTCATTATATACAATAATACGAATCAGCATTTACATGCGGGCCTTGAACATCAGCTTCAAATTCCAGCAGCTACGATCCCTAAAAAAATCGCTGAAAAATGGAAAAAACAAATGGAAGCAATGAAATTACTGATTACGACTGAGATAAAAAAAGAACAAGATCAATTAGCGTCATTTAGTTCGCGGGGCCCAGTGACGACAAACTGGGAGATTAAACCGGATATTGTTGCTCCAGGAGTTGAAATAGAAAGTACCATTCCAAACGGCTATTTTTCCTTACAAGGAACAAGTATGGCGGCTCCCCATATCGCAGGAGCAGCTGTGCTCCTAAAACAGGCATATCCCAATTGGACACCAGCTGAAGTGAAAGCCGCTTTGATGAACACGGCGAAATTATTAGAGGATCAAAAGGGAAACCCGCTTCATGTGTATGAGCAAGGGACAGGCCGAGTTCAAATTGAGGAAGCCCTTACAATGCAAACAATGGTGATACCAGGTTCTCTCTCCTTTGGGAAAATGAAAAGCCGACAGCACCCTGAAAAAGAGAAAAAATTAAAGGTGAGAAACATAAGCAACGAAACAAAGCATTATCATTTTGAACACCCAAGCAAAAAAGGACAGCTTCAATGGAAATTCCCTCTGCCATTTTCTTTAAAACCAAATGAAGAAAAAGAAGTCATTGTTTCTGCCTTTTTAAAAGAGGAAGATACAAAACAGAAAGTAAAGGATGGATATATTACTTTAAAGGAAGGAAATGAAGAGATTCATCTACCTTATCTATATGTAATGAACGAGCCCGAATATCCAAGAGTGATGGGGTTTACCCTCGTACAAGGAGACAAACCCAAAACGATTCGCTATGAAGTCTATCTTCCAAGCACGTCAGAGGAATTTGGGATTGCTATGTACGAGAAAGAAACGATGAGGTTTATGGGGTTATTAGATAGTCAAAGAAATGTGCAGCGGGGATTAAAAGAGAAAGAATTACTTTTACCCGACAATATTGACCTAACAAATACCATATTTGTAGCTTTTGTTAGAAGTAAAGGAAAGGAAGATTACCAAAAGTGGGGAGATTCATCTATATAA